The Cohnella abietis genome has a segment encoding these proteins:
- a CDS encoding YibE/F family protein — MFASKKVRVALFLALLAIISLSIYLFNQSPETKFNEQGGTAYKKYEKAKILKVVDEDLEQNETEKDLYTGTQELEVKILSGEHKGEIHTINNQVNLYVNVVGKVGQKIMVTIDTGSSGDYTIYMFGAYRTPYLILIVLLFFGLLWWVGGKKGLTSIFGIIFTLACIIYLFIPMLYRGYSPIFASVLVVILITIVTLLLINGWTPKSLAAILGTAIGVAIAGVIAYGFGNLAHISGYNIEQGESLRTISLTTGMQLKGLLFAGILLSTLGAIMDIAISIAASVHEVYLANPKLSKKELFLSGLHVGRDTMGTMANTLILAFTGTSLTSLIILYALETPFYQLTNLNQITIEVVQGMSGCIGIVLTVPIVAYISSRIIPMTERNTIVQETTPKKPINIKHK, encoded by the coding sequence ATGTTTGCATCAAAGAAAGTAAGGGTAGCTCTCTTCCTAGCATTACTAGCAATAATTTCGCTATCCATTTATTTATTCAACCAATCTCCTGAAACAAAGTTCAATGAACAGGGTGGTACAGCTTATAAAAAATATGAAAAAGCCAAAATTTTAAAAGTTGTTGATGAAGACTTAGAGCAGAATGAGACAGAAAAAGATTTGTACACGGGAACACAAGAGCTTGAAGTGAAAATCTTATCTGGAGAGCATAAAGGTGAAATTCACACGATTAATAACCAAGTGAATCTCTACGTCAACGTGGTCGGCAAAGTAGGACAGAAAATTATGGTGACCATTGACACTGGCTCTTCCGGTGATTACACCATATATATGTTCGGCGCATATAGAACTCCGTATTTGATATTAATAGTTTTGCTATTTTTTGGTTTGTTATGGTGGGTTGGCGGAAAAAAAGGATTGACGTCGATATTTGGTATCATCTTTACGCTTGCCTGCATCATTTATTTGTTTATTCCAATGTTATACCGAGGCTATTCGCCTATTTTTGCATCTGTGTTAGTGGTAATCCTAATCACTATCGTCACACTGCTTTTAATAAATGGTTGGACTCCCAAATCTCTGGCAGCTATACTGGGCACGGCGATTGGTGTAGCTATTGCAGGCGTAATCGCTTATGGATTCGGAAATTTAGCACACATTTCAGGTTATAATATTGAGCAGGGCGAATCATTACGGACCATTTCCCTTACAACCGGCATGCAGCTTAAAGGATTATTATTTGCAGGAATATTGCTCTCCACCCTAGGCGCTATTATGGATATTGCCATCTCCATTGCAGCTTCCGTACACGAGGTATATTTGGCTAATCCTAAGCTTAGTAAAAAGGAGCTTTTTCTCTCTGGACTACATGTAGGGCGCGATACAATGGGAACGATGGCTAATACGCTGATCCTTGCTTTTACAGGAACCTCTCTCACATCTTTAATTATCCTATATGCCTTAGAAACCCCTTTTTATCAGCTGACGAACCTTAACCAAATTACTATCGAAGTCGTTCAAGGAATGAGCGGATGTATAGGCATTGTTTTAACCGTACCTATCGTTGCTTATATCTCTTCGAGAATTATTCCTATGACCGAAAGAAACACCATTGTTCAGGAAACAACACCCAAGAAACCAATAAACATTAAGCATAAATAA
- a CDS encoding glycoside hydrolase family 65 protein, translated as MAKIADKYLVVDTWKVIEKGFDPSRNRVSESIFSLGNEYMGVRAYPEEGYSGDSLVGSYFNGLFEEGKVPAHYKGIIRFLRFMVSAVDWLYTRISVNGETLDLATSKFSDFTRELDFKRGKYVRSFVWELSDGKQIKLTFERFVSMNVSGLGCQRIVFEPLNFSGEVNVRAGLDFTIIHEDQGRNFWHTVQQGQADGITAILGETINTKNRLYSGFTTVVPNALQTKLVEADRFIGQDITIKLVQGEASTFDKFVNNYAEKDLSIANEHLWSKAHEQAKAYVGASYEELEQQQADYWDNVWKESDIVIEGDPDNQQGIRFCIFNLYQTYHGDNPGFNIGAKGLTGEAYRGLAFWDTESYCLPFYIFNNPKAAKSLLEFRYKSLPHALDRAKDLDCKGAFYPIATIDGTESCDLWQHSNLQLHVGTAVAYGIRHYVNITDDIDFLYEKGLEMLIQISRFYATRGQWGQQSGLYGYFGVMGPDEFQLMVNNNCYINLMAKKLFEYTLEVIDSMSLHSSEAFQALADRIDLTNEEQADWKHKAAFMKLPKDNETGIFEEHDGFFDMPHLDIHSIPVTEFPLYSHWSYDRLYRYDMIKQPDVLMFMFLYSDDYSLAEKIANYEYYESRCIHESSLSPSIHSILAAEIGKKEEAYQFFEFATRLDLDNYNRNTREGLHTTSIAAAWMNIVYGFGGMRSDGSHLILQPTIPTKWDSYSFPISYKESKVLVEVNQQGASIKVVSGDAVSIAIYGHTYNVTVEGIKVDLSQVVQQ; from the coding sequence ATGGCAAAAATAGCAGATAAGTATCTCGTCGTAGATACATGGAAAGTAATCGAAAAGGGCTTTGACCCTTCGCGGAATCGGGTATCTGAATCAATCTTCTCCTTAGGTAATGAATATATGGGAGTACGCGCATATCCGGAAGAAGGGTACAGCGGTGACTCGTTAGTGGGTAGCTATTTCAACGGGCTGTTCGAAGAGGGCAAAGTACCGGCTCACTATAAAGGCATTATTCGGTTTCTTCGCTTCATGGTTAGCGCAGTAGACTGGTTGTATACGAGAATAAGTGTGAATGGCGAAACCCTTGATCTGGCCACAAGCAAATTCAGCGACTTTACTAGAGAGCTCGACTTCAAACGTGGAAAATATGTACGAAGCTTTGTATGGGAGCTGTCCGACGGTAAACAGATCAAATTAACATTCGAGCGATTCGTCAGCATGAACGTTTCAGGTCTCGGCTGCCAGCGTATCGTCTTCGAGCCGCTTAATTTCTCTGGAGAAGTTAATGTTCGAGCAGGACTTGATTTCACCATTATTCATGAGGATCAAGGTCGCAACTTCTGGCACACTGTTCAACAAGGACAAGCAGACGGCATAACGGCTATTCTCGGAGAAACAATCAACACCAAAAACCGTCTATACTCCGGATTTACAACAGTAGTGCCAAACGCTCTGCAAACGAAGCTTGTAGAAGCAGACCGATTTATTGGACAGGATATTACGATTAAGCTTGTTCAAGGCGAAGCATCCACCTTCGATAAATTCGTTAATAACTACGCGGAGAAAGATCTCTCCATTGCGAATGAGCATTTGTGGAGTAAAGCGCATGAGCAAGCAAAAGCATATGTCGGCGCAAGCTATGAAGAGCTTGAGCAGCAGCAAGCAGATTACTGGGATAACGTATGGAAAGAATCGGATATCGTCATTGAAGGCGACCCCGATAATCAGCAGGGCATCCGCTTCTGTATTTTCAACCTGTATCAAACCTATCATGGTGACAACCCGGGCTTTAACATCGGTGCCAAGGGACTTACAGGCGAAGCCTACAGAGGTCTAGCATTTTGGGATACCGAATCCTATTGCCTCCCTTTCTATATTTTCAACAATCCGAAAGCAGCGAAGAGCCTGCTAGAATTTCGTTACAAATCGTTGCCGCATGCGCTTGATCGTGCGAAGGACCTCGATTGTAAAGGTGCTTTCTATCCCATCGCGACGATCGACGGCACGGAAAGCTGTGATCTGTGGCAGCACTCAAACCTTCAGTTGCATGTTGGCACGGCAGTTGCATATGGTATTCGCCACTATGTGAACATTACAGACGATATCGATTTCTTGTATGAGAAAGGGCTGGAGATGCTCATTCAGATCAGCCGTTTCTATGCCACTCGCGGACAATGGGGACAACAGTCCGGCCTGTACGGGTACTTCGGCGTCATGGGGCCGGATGAATTCCAACTCATGGTCAATAACAACTGCTATATCAATTTAATGGCCAAAAAGCTGTTCGAGTACACACTTGAAGTGATTGACAGCATGTCCCTGCATTCGAGCGAAGCATTCCAAGCGTTAGCCGACAGAATTGATTTAACGAATGAGGAGCAAGCCGATTGGAAGCACAAAGCAGCCTTCATGAAGCTTCCTAAAGATAATGAAACTGGCATATTCGAGGAGCATGATGGTTTCTTCGATATGCCTCATCTCGATATTCATTCGATTCCAGTTACGGAATTCCCACTTTACTCACACTGGTCCTATGATCGACTGTATCGTTACGACATGATCAAGCAGCCGGACGTTCTTATGTTCATGTTCCTGTACAGCGACGATTATTCATTGGCAGAGAAGATTGCCAACTACGAATATTATGAGTCGCGCTGCATTCACGAGTCCTCGCTCTCCCCTTCCATCCACTCCATTCTTGCGGCGGAGATTGGAAAGAAAGAGGAGGCCTATCAATTTTTCGAATTTGCTACTCGACTGGACTTGGACAACTACAACCGCAACACGCGTGAAGGATTGCATACAACCTCCATTGCAGCGGCTTGGATGAACATCGTTTATGGCTTTGGCGGTATGCGTTCAGATGGCAGCCACCTTATTTTACAGCCAACGATTCCTACTAAGTGGGATAGCTACAGCTTCCCTATCTCATACAAAGAATCAAAGGTACTCGTAGAAGTCAACCAGCAAGGCGCTTCGATTAAAGTCGTATCCGGCGATGCCGTCTCGATTGCGATTTACGGTCATACGTACAACGTAACTGTTGAAGGTATCAAGGTAGACCTCTCGCAGGTTGTACAACAATAA
- the pgmB gene encoding beta-phosphoglucomutase, with protein sequence MLDNMKGAIFDLDGVIVDTAKYHFLAWKSLANQLGFEFTETDNERLKGVSRVESLRILLEIGGIEADERTFNEMAESKNKEYVASIAQLQPEEILPGAKTYLQQLRSQGIKIALGSASKNAEFILSKLEIADLFDAVIDGNKVAKAKPDPEVFISASSALGLDPKDCVVFEDAEAGVQAGKASGSKVVGIGSPEILSEADLVVPGLAALVK encoded by the coding sequence ATGCTGGACAATATGAAAGGCGCTATTTTCGATCTGGACGGCGTGATCGTCGATACTGCTAAATATCATTTCCTTGCGTGGAAATCGTTAGCGAATCAGCTAGGCTTCGAGTTTACCGAAACCGATAATGAACGCCTCAAAGGCGTAAGCCGTGTCGAATCGCTTCGCATTCTTCTTGAAATCGGAGGGATTGAAGCCGACGAGAGAACATTCAACGAAATGGCCGAAAGCAAAAACAAGGAGTATGTAGCATCCATTGCGCAGCTTCAGCCTGAGGAGATTTTACCGGGAGCGAAAACATATTTGCAGCAACTAAGAAGCCAAGGTATTAAGATTGCACTCGGCTCAGCAAGCAAAAACGCGGAGTTCATCCTCTCCAAATTGGAAATCGCCGACCTATTCGACGCTGTCATTGACGGCAATAAAGTAGCAAAGGCGAAGCCCGATCCGGAGGTTTTTATCTCCGCGAGCTCCGCATTAGGCCTTGATCCGAAGGACTGCGTCGTATTCGAAGATGCTGAAGCTGGCGTACAAGCCGGTAAAGCCTCTGGCTCCAAAGTGGTCGGCATCGGCAGTCCGGAAATTCTGAGTGAAGCGGATCTCGTCGTTCCAGGACTAGCTGCATTGGTGAAATAA
- a CDS encoding LLM class flavin-dependent oxidoreductase, which produces MSKKMSLGLFIQLPGQHLASWRHPSSQSHRNYDIDYLIEIAQAAERGKFDMLFIADSVARPIEASSYSELKLDPLMILAAIASSTKKIGLTVTASTTYNEPFHIARKFGSLDHLSKGRAGWNVVTSANDLEATVYGKEEHLSHAVRYERAEEFIDLAKKFWFSIERDALVVNKERGQFLDTSKVHPIRHDGKWFRANGLLDAPEPPQGHPVIVQAGSSGAGKELAARTAEVVFTAAPALQIGKAFYEDVKGRLAKYNRDRDEVKIMPGAYITVAKTEEEAQQKRQELNKLIMPGAGLLFLSEFTQIDFRGFHPDDPFPDYDTYADPTNPRVRYKIICDIAKREGLKTLRDIYERISSARGHLEVIGTPKQIVDQLETWFVEGAADGFNIIPPTFPEDLNNIVDFVIPELQRRGLFREEYEGDTLRSHLGLKIPENPNVKKEISSTVTS; this is translated from the coding sequence ATGAGTAAAAAGATGAGCCTAGGATTGTTCATTCAGTTACCCGGACAGCATCTAGCTAGTTGGCGGCATCCCTCCTCGCAATCGCATCGCAATTACGATATCGATTATTTGATCGAAATTGCGCAAGCGGCGGAGCGCGGTAAGTTCGATATGTTGTTTATTGCGGATTCGGTTGCTCGTCCTATTGAAGCGAGCTCCTATTCGGAATTAAAGCTTGATCCGCTGATGATTCTAGCGGCCATCGCCAGTTCAACCAAAAAGATCGGACTTACGGTTACGGCTTCAACGACATATAATGAGCCTTTTCATATTGCAAGAAAATTCGGATCCTTAGACCATCTATCCAAGGGAAGGGCCGGCTGGAACGTCGTCACATCTGCTAATGATCTTGAGGCGACCGTCTATGGTAAGGAAGAGCATCTGTCGCATGCCGTCCGATATGAACGCGCGGAAGAGTTTATTGATCTTGCAAAGAAATTCTGGTTCTCTATCGAGAGAGATGCCCTTGTCGTGAATAAAGAAAGGGGCCAATTCCTAGATACCTCGAAAGTCCATCCGATTCGGCATGACGGAAAATGGTTCCGTGCCAACGGATTGCTGGATGCGCCGGAACCGCCGCAAGGACATCCGGTTATCGTTCAAGCCGGTTCCTCTGGGGCAGGAAAGGAGCTCGCCGCGAGGACGGCGGAGGTTGTTTTTACTGCAGCGCCAGCCTTGCAGATCGGGAAGGCATTCTATGAAGACGTGAAGGGCCGTTTGGCTAAATATAATCGTGATCGAGATGAAGTGAAGATTATGCCTGGGGCATATATTACAGTCGCGAAGACGGAGGAGGAAGCGCAGCAAAAGCGTCAAGAGCTGAATAAATTGATCATGCCGGGCGCCGGGCTTCTATTTTTGTCAGAGTTTACGCAGATCGATTTTAGAGGCTTTCATCCGGATGATCCTTTCCCTGATTACGATACGTATGCGGATCCGACTAACCCTCGGGTACGCTATAAAATTATTTGCGATATCGCTAAGAGGGAGGGGTTAAAGACGCTTCGTGATATTTACGAACGGATTTCTTCGGCCCGCGGGCATCTTGAGGTAATTGGAACGCCGAAACAGATTGTTGATCAATTGGAGACATGGTTTGTGGAAGGAGCGGCAGATGGGTTCAACATTATCCCGCCAACTTTCCCTGAAGACTTAAATAACATTGTGGATTTCGTCATACCGGAGCTGCAAAGACGCGGTTTATTCCGGGAGGAGTATGAGGGAGATACGCTGCGCAGTCACTTAGGGTTGAAAATCCCCGAAAATCCAAATGTAAAAAAAGAGATTAGCAGCACCGTTACTAGTTGA
- a CDS encoding MFS transporter, giving the protein MKFLYIAVELNIEGPTMPLEASRTMEEWHIKTKLIMNSRQKLLWPILILGAFFEGFDDAVLSIALPYIVDDFDVSTQMSGYALSIVAIGTMVAFFVSRMADKIGRRNVYLASVYSYSVFSLFTAFAPNIEVFIFLQFAARIFLIGSWSVGYIILCEEFEPEHRGSVVGRFQLTAVFGALLIGILLPIITKLGLNWRVLYAVGVFPLIPVFLLRKRLPETEAFLRSQEARKLDKQLPKAEFFAPWKKPFLLYTVIMSLVWLFLYFGIKGTLNFFTLRVVEELHWTPTMVSIGLLTQTVTGMLVIALNGKLMDRIGRKRAATIIIIVGSVFSVLIFTLHNFYAVLFSSIIAAGFVNSFLIVGSTLTNELFPTEIRANAMAWSNNIVGRLGQILVPITVTTLALSLGLGNAAALAVSLPILSLLLILFFLPETGKRVTKQTANPQELTNSL; this is encoded by the coding sequence ATGAAATTTTTGTATATTGCGGTTGAGTTGAATATCGAAGGACCCACCATGCCATTGGAGGCCTCGCGAACGATGGAGGAATGGCATATTAAAACCAAGTTAATAATGAATTCGCGCCAGAAATTGTTATGGCCAATTCTCATTTTGGGGGCTTTTTTCGAAGGTTTCGACGACGCTGTCCTTAGTATAGCGCTGCCGTATATTGTCGATGATTTCGATGTCTCAACCCAGATGTCCGGATATGCGCTGTCCATAGTTGCGATTGGGACGATGGTAGCCTTCTTCGTATCCCGGATGGCAGATAAGATCGGGCGCCGCAACGTGTATCTGGCGAGCGTCTATTCGTATTCGGTCTTCAGTTTGTTTACTGCTTTCGCTCCTAATATCGAAGTTTTTATTTTCCTACAATTTGCTGCGCGCATTTTCTTGATCGGCAGCTGGTCTGTCGGATACATCATCCTCTGCGAGGAGTTTGAACCGGAGCATCGGGGGAGCGTCGTCGGCCGCTTCCAGCTCACCGCCGTATTCGGCGCATTGTTAATCGGAATCCTGCTCCCGATTATTACAAAGCTCGGCCTTAATTGGAGAGTGCTTTATGCTGTCGGAGTCTTTCCGCTCATCCCCGTATTTCTGTTAAGAAAGAGACTCCCTGAAACGGAAGCCTTTCTTCGATCGCAAGAGGCACGGAAGCTTGACAAGCAGCTTCCAAAAGCAGAGTTCTTCGCACCTTGGAAAAAACCATTCCTTCTCTACACCGTAATTATGTCCCTTGTGTGGTTGTTTCTTTATTTTGGCATCAAAGGAACTTTGAATTTCTTCACGTTAAGAGTGGTCGAGGAGTTGCATTGGACCCCCACGATGGTGAGCATCGGGTTGCTGACCCAAACGGTAACCGGAATGCTGGTCATTGCTTTGAACGGCAAGCTAATGGATCGAATAGGACGCAAACGCGCCGCAACAATCATTATTATCGTCGGAAGTGTGTTCAGCGTTCTGATCTTCACGCTTCATAATTTTTACGCGGTACTCTTCAGCAGTATTATTGCTGCCGGTTTCGTGAATTCGTTCCTTATTGTCGGCTCGACGCTAACCAATGAGCTCTTTCCCACTGAAATTCGCGCGAATGCAATGGCCTGGTCCAATAATATCGTAGGCCGCTTGGGGCAAATCCTAGTTCCGATAACGGTAACAACTCTCGCCCTATCGCTTGGGTTGGGGAACGCAGCTGCCCTGGCGGTAAGTCTACCCATTCTCTCTCTTCTGCTCATTTTATTTTTCTTGCCGGAGACGGGGAAAAGGGTTACGAAACAGACAGCTAACCCGCAGGAATTAACCAATTCCTTATAA
- a CDS encoding YcdB/YcdC domain-containing protein: MSHAFQANPDAHASNANTNVDHAANTVNEEAYSHSLKLALQLLTIPDGYSLKRVQSEQQNGNDVWWFRYEKASAENNGVGGEHFSFVVSKNSNKLLGFTWMDKSLLNGELPTKEAAKEIAKAFLDKVESGLFVKLDNLWIDKHDESIMIKNAEKLDNIIISGIKYKCYLKENHDYAWVIVGRNGEVITFEQGIQWVNGRVTEKWLHDSWVQEK; the protein is encoded by the coding sequence ATGAGTCATGCCTTTCAAGCAAACCCAGATGCTCATGCAAGCAATGCCAATACCAATGTCGATCACGCAGCTAATACTGTAAATGAAGAGGCTTATAGCCATTCATTGAAATTGGCCTTGCAGCTTTTGACAATTCCAGATGGATATTCATTGAAAAGAGTTCAAAGCGAACAGCAAAACGGCAATGATGTTTGGTGGTTCCGTTATGAAAAGGCATCGGCGGAGAACAATGGTGTAGGCGGAGAACATTTTTCATTTGTCGTGTCAAAGAACAGCAATAAACTCCTTGGCTTTACTTGGATGGATAAAAGTTTATTAAACGGAGAGCTTCCAACGAAAGAAGCAGCAAAAGAAATTGCAAAAGCGTTCTTAGACAAGGTCGAGTCTGGTCTTTTTGTTAAATTAGATAATTTATGGATCGATAAGCATGATGAAAGCATTATGATAAAGAACGCTGAAAAACTAGACAACATCATCATTTCAGGGATCAAATATAAATGCTACTTAAAAGAAAATCATGATTATGCTTGGGTAATTGTCGGGAGAAACGGAGAAGTCATTACCTTCGAACAGGGGATCCAATGGGTCAATGGCAGAGTCACAGAAAAATGGCTGCACGATAGCTGGGTTCAGGAGAAGTAA